A genome region from Arachis duranensis cultivar V14167 chromosome 6, aradu.V14167.gnm2.J7QH, whole genome shotgun sequence includes the following:
- the LOC107492036 gene encoding light-inducible protein CPRF2, translating to MERVFSVDEISEPFILPAAKKMDELTVKSTMNRSASEWAFQRFLQEASSAVSATVASPCSSSSSVVEIKQDLSQNMETKPLQNGTTVAVLPNATASSSSSSVAVDSEDYQAILKTKLKLACAAVALTRGSLVKSQVPASFSECTSQATNLSQVASHATLKGSGPSGNDSSKVQNKDAKVPVGIPSLSGVQNNPAVAIRSTTSGSSKDQSDDEEAEEEINMTDNMDPTDAKRVRRMLSNRESARRSRRRKQAHLTELETQVSQLRGENSSLLKRLTDISHKYNDAAVDNRVLKADVETLRAKVKMAEETVKRITGLNPMFPAMADLSSIRMSSFDGSPSETSTDAAVPVQEDTNRHFFQRTSNNPMSSHDHGVNNWLADVSSDENVQHNATASPGGNKMDRTSSLPRVASLEHLQKRIRSNTASSAPVSNGKHQ from the exons ATGGAAAGGGTGTTCTCAGTTGATGAAATATCGGAGCCATTTATTCTGCCGGCGGCGAAGAAGATGGATGAGTTGACGGTGAAGTCAACGATGAATCGCAGCGCTTCAGAGTGGGCGTTCCAACGGTTTCTGCAAGAAGCTTCTTCGGCAGTATCAGCAACAGTGGCGTCGCCGTGTTCTTCGTCGTCTTCTGTGGTTGAGATCAAACAGGACCTCTCCCAAAACATGGAAACCAAGCCTCTTCAAAACGGCACCACCGTTGCCGTTTTGCCCAATgccactgcttcttcttcttcttcttctgtcgCCGTTGATTCAGAGGATTACCAAGCTATCCTTAAGACCAAGCTCAAGCTCGCTTGCGCCGCCGTTGCTTTGACCAGG GGATCTTTGGTAAAATCTCAAGTTCCTGCCTCATTTTCTGAATGTACATCACAGGCAACTAATCTTTCTCAAGTTGCATCTCATGCTACTTTAAAAG GATCTGGCCCTTCTGGAAATGATTCATCTAAAGTACAAAATAAAGATGCCAAAGTACCAGTTGGGATTCCTTCCTTATCTGGTGTGCAAAATAATCCTGCTGTTGCAATCAGATCAACCACAAGTGGATCATCTAAAGACCAGTCAGATGATGAGGAAGCTGAGGAAGAGATTAATATGACTGACAACATGGACCCTACTGATGCAAAACGAGTAAGGAG GATGCTTTCTAACAGAGAGTCTGCAAGACGCTCAAGACGAAGAAAGCAGGCTCATTTAACCGAGCTTGAGACACAG GTTTCTCAATTAAGAGGTGAAAATTCATCATTGTTAAAGCGTCTAACAGATATTAGCCACAAATACAATGATGCTGCTGTTGACAACAGAGTATTGAAAGCCGATGTTGAAACCTTAAGAGCAAAG GTAAAGATGGCTGAAGAAACTGTCAAAAGAATTACTGGGTTGAATCCAATGTTTCCAGCCATGGCTGATTTATCATCAATCAGAATGTCATCATTTGATGGAAGCCCTTCTGAGACATCAACTGATGCAGCAGTTCCTGTTCAAGAAGACACGAATCGTCACTTCTTTCAACGCACTTCAAACAATCCTATGTCGAGCCATGATCATGGAGTCAACAATTGGTTGGCAGACGTATCTTCAGACGAAAATGTGCAGCATAACGCTACCGCATCGCCTGGTGGGAACAAGATGGACCGAACATCTTCCTTGCCAAGGGTGGCTAGCTTGGAACATCTTCAGAAGCGAATCCGTAGCAATACGGCTTCATCTGCTCCTGTTTCTAATGGAAAGCACCAATAA